A genomic stretch from Candidatus Thiothrix anitrata includes:
- a CDS encoding serine/threonine-protein kinase, whose amino-acid sequence MPFSHHPTSEAADTKLSELPSVGGRYALRRCMAETALGKVYWACDQHQPQTQTHEADCNALIFTVLPALARNSVFEQALRQVLPAYRQTVASQPTVIDDGKEADGTRWLVLQNIRGMLLSERLQELDDRGMPLDEALDILDGISHATTVHPPHGIFGFLEPGAILGDGHQYCLLNAPVVAALRLASNSIINTQHNRQTFHSGFISPEVALGDQAESADDTFSLACIAYCLFQGHQAFGKHTTLEAAVRNTSPAVISKLKPEMWSALRQGLSLKREQRQANPPLLLQGLQQRARPRFLLPVVALSLVGLVAYAGYQIFSEPQPMSTAMVSSEATLPISAQTSIPEQPPQHQTPTLVNEPNISPDPDQETAQAESAPIAAENAANAAEETARIEAIHREAEARIASELAAATTANTVKTAEQQKQLDTWLKQAETAIRAGRLHSDDPTKPTAAHYLTQVLELDPENISAKTLALQMVDDQQREAETLIKARRYSASQEVLLSADKLISQFKLNDSLKRQVELEMQADPAFQNTNQATQYLQGAERAMGYGNLMKGDDRSEGAVDYLSTLFELHPNHPEGMKLLKRIIRQQHDMALGALQKRNTETARTHIDDSQKLIGRYTLEDMLESQLELEKRYRDSHLEGIFPSTNTTATPNNNKPVPPATAPIPPTPQPAASPVVTHEPATPVAATTSTASTPESTPSTPLADTSVPTDSLPPTDITSPATTDAPAATPFTEVTVPPDSPIATTPAIPETLEMPSVLLEQPQNDAQARSPQPLPDPTTMIEPAPEVMPPPPAAAPKEFEIPLDVGNTNSSFTPDVDGLREIPTEVLLPDNDN is encoded by the coding sequence ATGCCTTTCTCACATCACCCAACCTCAGAAGCGGCAGACACCAAGTTGTCTGAGCTTCCTAGCGTCGGCGGGCGTTATGCATTACGTCGCTGTATGGCAGAAACGGCATTAGGTAAAGTGTATTGGGCATGTGACCAGCACCAACCCCAGACCCAAACTCATGAAGCAGATTGCAATGCGTTAATATTCACGGTGTTACCTGCATTAGCACGTAATAGCGTATTTGAGCAGGCACTGCGTCAGGTGCTCCCGGCGTACCGTCAAACGGTTGCTTCACAACCCACGGTGATTGACGATGGCAAGGAAGCCGACGGAACCCGCTGGCTAGTTTTGCAAAACATCCGGGGCATGTTGCTTTCGGAACGCCTGCAAGAACTGGACGACCGGGGAATGCCGCTGGATGAAGCCTTGGACATTCTTGATGGGATTTCCCACGCAACGACGGTTCATCCACCACACGGGATTTTCGGATTTCTTGAACCCGGTGCAATTCTTGGTGACGGTCACCAGTATTGCCTGTTAAACGCTCCCGTGGTTGCGGCTTTACGCCTTGCTAGCAATAGCATTATTAATACCCAGCATAACCGCCAAACCTTCCATTCCGGTTTTATTAGCCCTGAAGTGGCATTAGGTGATCAAGCAGAATCCGCCGATGATACTTTTTCACTGGCTTGCATCGCTTATTGTTTATTCCAAGGACACCAAGCATTCGGCAAACACACCACGCTGGAAGCAGCAGTGCGTAATACCTCACCTGCCGTTATTTCCAAATTGAAACCTGAAATGTGGTCAGCATTACGCCAAGGGTTAAGTCTGAAACGTGAACAACGCCAAGCGAACCCGCCACTGTTGCTACAAGGTTTACAACAACGCGCCCGCCCACGCTTTTTATTACCGGTGGTAGCATTGAGTTTGGTAGGATTGGTAGCTTACGCAGGCTATCAGATTTTTAGTGAACCCCAACCTATGTCAACTGCCATGGTTTCCAGTGAAGCCACTTTGCCCATCAGCGCACAAACATCCATCCCGGAACAACCACCCCAGCATCAAACGCCCACACTGGTCAATGAACCTAATATATCACCAGATCCTGATCAGGAAACCGCACAAGCTGAAAGCGCACCGATTGCAGCAGAAAATGCCGCCAACGCTGCTGAAGAAACTGCACGAATTGAAGCCATCCACCGTGAAGCAGAGGCACGGATTGCAAGTGAACTGGCTGCGGCTACCACTGCCAACACGGTAAAAACTGCGGAACAACAAAAACAACTGGATACCTGGCTGAAACAAGCTGAAACCGCGATTCGCGCAGGCCGCTTACACAGCGATGACCCCACCAAGCCAACAGCAGCCCACTACCTAACACAAGTACTGGAACTTGATCCTGAAAATATCTCTGCCAAAACACTGGCATTACAAATGGTCGATGACCAACAGCGCGAAGCAGAAACCTTAATAAAAGCAAGACGTTATAGTGCTTCCCAAGAAGTATTATTGTCCGCTGACAAACTCATATCCCAATTCAAACTCAACGACAGTTTGAAACGCCAAGTAGAGCTGGAAATGCAGGCTGATCCTGCATTCCAAAACACCAACCAAGCGACCCAATACCTACAAGGTGCTGAACGTGCCATGGGGTACGGTAATCTCATGAAGGGTGACGATCGCAGTGAAGGTGCTGTCGATTACCTCAGTACCTTATTTGAATTGCACCCTAATCACCCTGAGGGAATGAAATTACTCAAGCGCATCATTCGCCAGCAACACGATATGGCTTTGGGTGCACTGCAAAAACGCAATACCGAAACCGCACGCACCCACATTGATGACAGCCAAAAGTTAATCGGACGTTATACGCTGGAAGACATGCTGGAAAGTCAGTTGGAGTTAGAAAAACGCTACCGCGATAGTCATTTAGAGGGGATTTTCCCGTCCACCAACACTACCGCCACTCCAAACAACAATAAACCTGTACCTCCTGCCACCGCCCCAATTCCCCCCACACCTCAACCAGCCGCATCGCCAGTTGTAACGCATGAACCAGCGACTCCTGTAGCAGCGACAACATCGACTGCATCAACACCTGAGAGCACACCGAGTACACCACTGGCTGATACCAGCGTGCCTACAGACTCACTACCTCCGACTGATATAACATCTCCTGCAACAACAGACGCACCTGCGGCCACACCATTTACAGAAGTCACCGTACCACCCGATTCCCCCATTGCCACTACCCCTGCAATCCCAGAAACGCTAGAAATGCCATCTGTGTTACTGGAGCAACCGCAAAACGATGCTCAAGCTAGGTCACCCCAGCCCTTGCCTGACCCAACTACAATGATTGAGCCTGCACCAGAAGTGATGCCTCCGCCTCCCGCAGCAGCCCCCAAGGAATTTGAGATTCCTTTAGACGTTGGTAACACTAACAGCAGTTTTACTCCCGACGTAGATGGTTTGCGGGAAATACCTACCGAAGTGTTACTCCCAGATAATGACAATTAA
- a CDS encoding AAA family ATPase, whose product MRPSHLSTILDKEFLGTLQGYHTPVMLWGPPGVGKSQIVAQIGERHDVPVIDVRLSQMEPSDLRGIPFRDSELVEWAIPSMLPNAERHGAQGILFLDEITSAVPSVSAAAYQLILDRRLGDYRVPDGWAIFAAGNRQGDRGVTYTMPAPLANRFSHFEVDLNLDDWVAWAYQNGIDERIIGFLRFRPEQLFNFDPAHNPVAFPTPRSWEFVHRALQKFGDSPALLLGTLQACVGPAAGIELKAFVDSLDQMPDLDAIMRGEDIKAPKEVDLQYAVASALVGRAIRVRGTPEAATVYGHILNYAKAFPLKEMGVMLVSDMLRAVGDEIFSIPAFAQWAHSIGDIMLYD is encoded by the coding sequence ATGCGCCCATCGCACCTCAGTACCATTCTCGACAAAGAATTTTTAGGCACATTACAGGGCTACCATACTCCCGTGATGTTGTGGGGGCCGCCGGGTGTGGGCAAATCACAAATCGTGGCACAAATTGGTGAACGCCATGACGTACCGGTAATTGATGTGCGTTTATCACAAATGGAACCCAGCGATTTACGCGGCATTCCGTTTCGTGACAGTGAGTTGGTAGAGTGGGCGATTCCGTCGATGTTGCCGAATGCCGAACGCCACGGTGCGCAGGGCATTTTGTTTTTGGATGAAATTACTTCAGCAGTGCCGAGTGTCTCAGCGGCGGCGTATCAGCTTATTTTGGATCGGCGTTTAGGCGATTACCGCGTGCCGGATGGCTGGGCAATTTTTGCAGCAGGCAACCGGCAAGGGGATCGCGGGGTGACGTACACCATGCCCGCACCGTTGGCGAATCGCTTTTCGCATTTCGAGGTGGATTTAAACCTTGATGACTGGGTAGCTTGGGCTTATCAAAACGGGATTGATGAGCGCATTATCGGATTTTTGCGCTTCCGCCCGGAACAGTTATTTAATTTTGACCCCGCGCACAATCCGGTAGCATTTCCGACCCCACGTTCGTGGGAGTTCGTGCATCGCGCCTTGCAAAAGTTTGGGGATTCACCCGCATTATTGTTGGGTACGTTACAAGCGTGCGTCGGTCCTGCTGCGGGTATTGAGTTAAAGGCTTTTGTTGATAGTCTTGACCAAATGCCTGATCTGGATGCAATTATGCGCGGCGAAGACATTAAAGCCCCGAAAGAAGTAGATCTGCAATACGCGGTTGCCTCAGCCTTGGTCGGGCGTGCTATCCGGGTACGCGGCACACCGGAAGCCGCCACAGTTTACGGGCACATACTGAATTATGCGAAGGCATTCCCGCTCAAGGAAATGGGGGTCATGCTCGTGTCTGACATGCTGCGTGCGGTAGGCGATGAAATCTTTAGCATACCTGCTTTCGCACAATGGGCACATTCTATCGGGGACATCATGTTGTATGATTAA
- a CDS encoding TIGR00645 family protein: MKKLENHFEHFLFTSRWLVAPVYLALVISLVVLMIKAGKQLWELVSTVWVADGNDIIMGVLSIVDISLIMNLLIIIIFSGYENFVSKMEELHEHTDRPDWMGHIGFTDLKLKLIGSIVAISGVELLKTFMSLKGDINTEQLAWMVGIHLTFVVSGVLYAVTDRLSHKH, translated from the coding sequence ATGAAAAAGTTAGAAAATCACTTTGAACATTTCTTATTTACCAGCCGTTGGTTAGTGGCTCCGGTTTACTTGGCCTTGGTCATTTCCTTAGTGGTATTGATGATCAAAGCGGGCAAACAATTGTGGGAACTGGTCAGTACGGTATGGGTCGCTGACGGCAATGACATTATTATGGGCGTGCTATCCATTGTGGATATTTCGTTGATTATGAATTTATTGATTATCATCATTTTCAGCGGTTACGAAAACTTCGTCTCAAAGATGGAAGAGCTGCACGAACATACTGATCGCCCCGACTGGATGGGGCACATTGGTTTTACGGATCTTAAGCTAAAATTAATTGGTTCAATTGTCGCCATTTCCGGAGTGGAGTTACTGAAAACCTTCATGTCACTCAAAGGCGACATCAACACTGAGCAACTGGCTTGGATGGTAGGTATTCACCTCACCTTCGTTGTATCCGGCGTGCTTTACGCAGTAACCGACCGACTTAGCCACAAACACTAA
- a CDS encoding DUF1015 domain-containing protein: MSLIAPFRGLRPAADRGAEVLAPPYDVLNTAEARERAAGKPWSFLHISKPEIDLPADTDPYSPTVYAKAAENLQKTIEAGLLIRDDAPCYYAYRLIMGEHQQTGLVAGASVADYDTNRIRKHEFTRPVKEDDRVNQIDAVNAQTGPVLLAYPDAPEVDQILAAAMQTAPALDVTADDGIQHTLWVIDDAQALAQLTDAFNAMHALYIADGHHRSAAASRIAKMRDNQQGSAYFLSVIFPAHQMKIFDYNRVIKDLHDLEPSQFLAAVEQNFQLEPSAVPVKPAQPGEFGMYMDGQWFKLTLNADLMPNDDPVARLDVSRLARYLIEPVLGISDPRRDDRIDFVGGIRGLAGLEKRVDSGEMAVAFSLFATSMQDLMAVADNNDVMPPKSTWFEPKLADGVVSYVLD; encoded by the coding sequence ATGAGTTTGATTGCACCATTTCGCGGGTTACGCCCCGCTGCGGATCGTGGCGCGGAGGTACTTGCACCGCCTTATGACGTGTTAAACACTGCCGAAGCGCGGGAACGTGCAGCGGGCAAACCTTGGAGTTTCCTGCACATTTCCAAACCTGAAATTGACTTACCTGCTGACACCGACCCGTACAGCCCCACGGTTTACGCCAAAGCAGCAGAAAACCTGCAAAAAACCATTGAAGCGGGTTTGTTAATCCGTGATGACGCGCCGTGTTATTACGCTTACCGCCTGATTATGGGCGAACACCAGCAAACCGGCTTGGTGGCTGGCGCGTCGGTAGCCGATTACGATACTAACCGGATTCGCAAACACGAATTCACCCGCCCGGTAAAAGAAGACGACCGCGTTAATCAAATTGATGCCGTCAATGCGCAAACCGGCCCGGTATTGCTGGCCTACCCCGATGCGCCTGAAGTCGATCAAATCCTTGCTGCCGCGATGCAAACCGCGCCCGCGTTGGATGTCACGGCGGATGATGGGATTCAACACACCTTGTGGGTAATTGATGATGCGCAAGCGTTGGCGCAGTTAACGGATGCGTTTAATGCGATGCACGCGCTGTACATTGCTGACGGGCATCACCGTTCTGCCGCTGCGTCACGCATTGCCAAAATGCGGGATAATCAACAGGGTTCGGCTTACTTTTTATCGGTAATTTTCCCGGCGCACCAGATGAAGATTTTCGATTACAACCGCGTGATCAAAGATTTACACGATTTGGAGCCTTCCCAATTCCTCGCGGCTGTTGAGCAAAACTTCCAACTGGAACCGTCTGCTGTGCCGGTTAAACCTGCACAACCTGGGGAGTTCGGCATGTACATGGACGGGCAATGGTTCAAACTGACCCTGAATGCCGACCTCATGCCCAACGATGACCCGGTAGCGCGTCTGGATGTCAGCCGTTTAGCGCGTTATTTAATCGAACCGGTGCTGGGTATTAGCGACCCGCGTCGTGACGACCGTATTGATTTCGTCGGCGGCATTCGTGGCTTGGCGGGTTTGGAAAAGCGCGTGGATAGCGGTGAAATGGCTGTGGCGTTTTCATTGTTTGCCACCAGTATGCAAGACCTGATGGCGGTTGCGGATAATAACGATGTGATGCCCCCGAAATCCACTTGGTTTGAACCCAAGTTGGCTGACGGCGTGGTGTCTTACGTATTGGATTAA
- a CDS encoding response regulator: protein MAAQDNKTSHGDGFISRYVVYILSFLLLIGAGVVFWFSYQKSQSINQEIAVYEASQFAASVSRFRTFYSEVFVPRAKESNITITHDYVTDKTSLPLPATMMIDFSKFLSQGKDDDYKVRLYSDKPFPWRKDGGAKDDFERWALDELRKNPEKAVWRFEGEPGNQRLRYARADRLGESCVGCHNSYQNSPKTDWKVGDVRGVLEVSRPLSGFENATKTAMMESFLMLLGLGVSMLFVLMLALRGLRGSLKHSQAAEASARLANQKLVLGIEEREQLAEDLKASEIKTRTIIDSVLDAIIVINDKGIILETNQSVVTVLGYNPEELHGQNIKMLMHGTHHDQHDHYIQRYLHTGEQHIIGKPRQLNARRKDGSLLPIDLSVNEARFGDSIVFTGIIRDISHRLQVQEELAQARDEALESTRLKSEFLANMSHEIRTPMNGVIGMTELLLTGKLNREQRDQVRTVQQSAESLLRVINDILDFSKIEAGKLSVSQVGFELLPVIEGVIDLLVEQAQSKGIELAFFIDRDVPAAIVSDPVRLRQILVNLLSNGIKFTTRGYVVLKISIRQPAVAVGESQLIRFDVLDTGCGIPEAAQAKLFNAFSQVDGSVTRQHGGTGLGLAISRQLAQLMGGDMGLLSKEGIGSNVWATLQAEVSTLSEIPPVGLVSVLMLGAKPMLNSYYETQLQQWGLEPLMVDSFNSLLLALEANAGFDLLVLDADMAYHKPDHPLGMTAVVKAVRELTDTPLVIYGTHKQIALLETIRLGRRIHLLPKPIKHSAVFRYLRHQPIKADLGEALVAPSVPASEPLETQLTAPRILLTEDHLVNQKVALAMLKKLGYSRVDCALNGEEALNAVQQHHYALVLMDCQMPKMDGYEATRQIRRLENERYQALPIVALTAHTMKGDDDKCFAAGMNDYLSKPVRVDDLQQKLEKWLKVQPELVS, encoded by the coding sequence ATGGCAGCTCAAGATAACAAAACTAGTCATGGTGACGGTTTCATTAGCCGTTACGTCGTATACATTCTTTCTTTCTTGCTACTGATTGGTGCTGGGGTCGTATTTTGGTTCAGTTATCAAAAAAGCCAGTCTATTAATCAAGAAATTGCTGTATACGAAGCCAGTCAGTTTGCTGCTTCAGTGTCGCGTTTTCGCACATTTTATTCGGAAGTGTTTGTGCCACGCGCCAAGGAAAGCAATATAACCATTACCCATGATTATGTTACAGATAAGACTTCTTTGCCGTTGCCTGCCACCATGATGATTGATTTCAGTAAGTTTTTGTCGCAAGGCAAAGACGATGACTACAAAGTACGCTTGTATAGTGATAAGCCATTTCCTTGGCGTAAGGATGGCGGGGCAAAAGATGATTTTGAGCGTTGGGCACTGGATGAGTTGCGTAAAAATCCGGAAAAAGCAGTCTGGCGTTTTGAAGGCGAACCCGGCAACCAACGCCTGCGTTATGCCCGTGCTGACCGCTTAGGGGAAAGTTGTGTCGGTTGTCATAACAGTTATCAAAACAGCCCCAAGACCGATTGGAAGGTCGGTGATGTACGTGGTGTGCTGGAAGTGAGCCGTCCGCTGAGCGGTTTTGAAAATGCCACCAAAACCGCGATGATGGAGTCATTTCTGATGTTGCTAGGTTTGGGGGTGTCAATGTTGTTTGTGCTGATGTTGGCTTTACGTGGTTTGCGTGGCTCATTAAAGCATTCGCAGGCGGCAGAAGCTTCCGCACGTTTGGCAAATCAGAAGTTGGTATTGGGCATTGAGGAGCGTGAACAACTCGCGGAAGACCTCAAAGCCAGTGAAATCAAAACTCGCACCATTATCGACTCGGTATTGGATGCCATTATTGTGATTAACGATAAGGGCATTATCTTGGAAACCAATCAGTCAGTGGTCACAGTATTGGGGTATAACCCCGAAGAGTTGCACGGGCAAAATATCAAAATGCTCATGCACGGCACTCATCACGACCAGCACGATCATTATATTCAACGTTATTTACACACTGGCGAGCAACACATTATTGGTAAACCACGTCAACTCAATGCACGCCGCAAAGACGGAAGCTTGTTGCCAATTGATTTGTCAGTCAATGAAGCCCGATTTGGTGACAGTATTGTGTTTACTGGGATTATCCGTGATATTAGTCATCGGTTGCAGGTACAAGAGGAGCTTGCTCAAGCCCGCGATGAAGCACTCGAGTCCACCCGTTTAAAATCCGAATTCCTCGCCAATATGAGTCATGAAATCCGTACCCCTATGAACGGGGTGATTGGTATGACCGAACTGTTGCTGACCGGGAAACTCAATCGTGAGCAGCGCGATCAGGTGCGCACGGTGCAACAAAGTGCCGAATCCTTGTTGCGGGTTATCAACGATATTCTGGATTTTTCCAAGATTGAGGCCGGTAAGCTTTCGGTCAGTCAGGTTGGGTTTGAATTGCTGCCGGTGATTGAAGGGGTCATCGACCTATTGGTGGAACAAGCGCAAAGCAAGGGTATTGAACTGGCCTTCTTCATTGACCGTGATGTACCAGCGGCAATAGTCAGTGACCCCGTGCGTTTACGCCAAATTCTTGTCAATTTGCTGAGTAATGGTATTAAATTTACCACGCGTGGCTATGTGGTGTTAAAAATCAGCATTAGGCAGCCTGCGGTCGCGGTTGGGGAAAGTCAGCTTATCCGCTTTGATGTGTTGGATACCGGGTGTGGCATTCCTGAAGCGGCGCAAGCCAAATTGTTTAACGCTTTTTCGCAAGTGGATGGCTCGGTCACGCGTCAACACGGCGGCACAGGCTTGGGGCTAGCGATCAGTCGCCAATTGGCGCAACTGATGGGCGGCGATATGGGGTTATTGAGCAAGGAAGGAATTGGCTCTAATGTGTGGGCAACGCTGCAAGCTGAGGTTAGCACCTTAAGCGAGATTCCTCCGGTTGGATTGGTGTCGGTGCTGATGTTGGGCGCGAAACCCATGCTTAATAGTTATTATGAAACCCAGTTGCAGCAATGGGGATTAGAGCCGTTAATGGTGGATAGTTTCAATAGTCTGTTGTTGGCGTTGGAAGCTAATGCAGGGTTTGATTTGTTGGTGCTAGATGCGGATATGGCATACCACAAACCGGATCACCCCTTGGGGATGACCGCAGTTGTTAAGGCGGTGCGTGAACTCACTGACACCCCGCTGGTCATTTATGGTACTCACAAACAAATTGCCCTGTTAGAAACCATCCGCTTAGGACGGCGTATTCACTTATTGCCTAAGCCGATTAAACATTCAGCGGTATTCCGTTATTTACGGCATCAACCGATTAAGGCAGATCTCGGTGAGGCATTAGTTGCCCCTAGCGTTCCCGCATCTGAACCGTTGGAAACGCAACTGACTGCGCCACGTATTCTGCTCACCGAGGATCATTTAGTTAACCAGAAAGTCGCATTAGCTATGTTGAAAAAACTGGGTTACAGCCGGGTCGATTGCGCCCTGAATGGGGAGGAAGCCCTTAACGCGGTACAGCAACACCATTACGCACTGGTGCTGATGGATTGTCAAATGCCGAAAATGGATGGCTACGAGGCTACCCGCCAAATCCGTAGATTGGAAAATGAGCGTTATCAAGCTTTGCCGATAGTGGCACTGACCGCCCACACCATGAAAGGCGATGACGATAAGTGTTTTGCCGCAGGGATGAACGATTACCTTTCCAAACCGGTGCGGGTTGATGACCTACAGCAAAAGCTAGAGAAATGGTTAAAGGTTCAGCCGGAGCTGGTGAGTTAA
- a CDS encoding ABC transporter ATP-binding protein, with protein MDIIFREYGTIVRRKWGWFLVVMLGITGAAGMEMLVPLYYKDIANNLSKPFTPDIHASLLDSLLSILLIYTAIWLCWRALELGMIMFQSWGLKQLDKRCFDVLLRQPYPFFENNFAGSLVKQANRFIKAFETVMDWLIFQFYGNLLQITVAFVIFYQQQPRFALYFLIWVAVFLGWSGGYLVWKLRYDVRVAAMDSKLGGAYSDGISNIFIVKSFALETQERENISNIAEESYRKRNTAWLLTFVSFAVQGFLVFSIELILLHLMVDQWQSGTFNIGEFVLFQTVLLILIKHLWDFGMNFRRFFSVLADAREMAAVFRETQVEQDQPNTQAHRITRGEISFNNVGFAYGTAGLFSDFDLQIRAGEKVALVGQSGSGKTSLTKLLFRFIEPQHGEILLDGIAASSFTLAALRQQISLVPQQPELFHRSIRDNITLGKKVAEQTLREVAEQARALDFIEKLPQGFDTLVGERGVKLSGGEKQRVALARAFLENAPIVVLDEATSALDSLTEQQIQVAIFDLIADKTAVVIAHRLSTILRMDRIVVLENGRIIEQGTHPELLALRGRYYEMWQHQSGEFLQD; from the coding sequence ATGGATATTATCTTTCGTGAATACGGCACTATCGTGCGTCGCAAGTGGGGCTGGTTCCTCGTCGTCATGCTGGGTATTACTGGCGCGGCTGGTATGGAAATGCTGGTTCCGCTGTACTACAAGGACATCGCCAATAACCTGTCAAAGCCTTTCACTCCCGACATTCATGCGTCATTGCTAGATAGTTTATTGAGCATTTTGCTGATTTACACGGCTATCTGGTTGTGTTGGCGGGCGTTGGAATTGGGTATGATCATGTTCCAAAGCTGGGGTTTAAAGCAGCTTGATAAACGCTGTTTCGACGTATTATTGCGCCAACCCTACCCGTTTTTTGAGAATAATTTCGCGGGCAGTCTGGTGAAACAAGCGAACCGTTTCATCAAAGCGTTTGAAACGGTAATGGATTGGCTGATTTTCCAGTTTTACGGTAATTTGCTGCAAATCACGGTGGCTTTCGTGATTTTTTACCAACAACAACCGCGTTTCGCGCTGTATTTCCTCATCTGGGTGGCGGTATTTCTCGGCTGGAGCGGCGGTTATCTGGTGTGGAAACTGCGCTACGACGTGCGTGTTGCAGCAATGGACTCCAAGCTCGGTGGAGCCTATTCCGACGGCATCAGCAATATTTTTATCGTAAAAAGTTTCGCGCTGGAAACCCAAGAGCGTGAAAACATTAGCAACATCGCGGAAGAGTCCTACCGCAAACGCAACACGGCTTGGTTGTTAACCTTTGTGTCGTTCGCGGTACAGGGTTTTCTAGTATTCAGTATTGAATTGATTTTACTGCATTTAATGGTTGATCAATGGCAATCCGGTACGTTTAACATCGGTGAATTCGTGCTCTTCCAAACCGTGTTACTGATTTTGATAAAGCACTTGTGGGATTTCGGGATGAATTTCCGGCGGTTCTTTAGCGTGCTGGCGGATGCACGTGAAATGGCAGCGGTATTCCGCGAAACCCAAGTGGAACAAGACCAACCTAACACCCAAGCCCACCGCATCACGCGTGGTGAGATTAGTTTCAATAACGTCGGCTTTGCTTATGGCACTGCTGGGTTGTTTAGTGACTTTGATTTACAGATTCGTGCGGGTGAAAAAGTCGCGTTGGTGGGGCAATCCGGTTCGGGCAAAACCTCGCTCACCAAGCTGCTGTTCCGTTTTATCGAGCCGCAACACGGCGAAATTTTACTGGATGGCATAGCGGCATCCAGCTTCACCCTAGCTGCATTACGCCAGCAAATTTCCCTCGTGCCACAACAACCGGAGTTATTCCACCGTAGTATCCGCGACAATATTACATTGGGCAAAAAGGTTGCAGAGCAAACCTTACGGGAGGTAGCAGAACAAGCACGTGCCTTAGATTTCATCGAAAAACTCCCGCAAGGCTTTGACACCTTGGTAGGCGAACGCGGGGTGAAACTGTCAGGCGGTGAAAAACAGCGCGTCGCCTTAGCCCGCGCCTTTTTGGAAAACGCCCCCATTGTGGTGCTGGACGAAGCCACCAGCGCGTTGGACTCGCTTACCGAACAGCAAATCCAAGTGGCGATTTTCGACCTGATTGCCGATAAAACGGCGGTAGTAATTGCGCACCGGCTATCCACGATTTTACGCATGGATCGCATTGTGGTGCTAGAAAATGGGCGCATTATTGAGCAAGGAACGCACCCCGAATTGCTGGCCTTGCGTGGACGTTATTACGAAATGTGGCAGCATCAAAGCGGCGAATTTTTACAGGATTAA
- a CDS encoding helix-turn-helix transcriptional regulator, with product MADGLVNNPKMQHIDKIYHLHNLLTSARHPIPLKTLQEKLGESERNMHRLTRFMRDRLNAPLEFKRGRGWQYREDQRGVYALPGFWLNDQELHALLTMQQLLGNLDPQLLKEELAPFKRRIAEILKKTTGKVGAVGDYIRLLPYNSRDRQYDCFQTLASACLQRQQVRVTYHNRSHDQSESRVLSPQMLIYYRDNWYLGAYCHNKGELHPFSLDRILTAETLALASQTIPPARLDEVFFSTFGIFSGTVQAVAVLRFTPEAARWVEGVTWHKNQVASWQPDGAYELRIPYSLPTELIGEILRFGEGVTVLEPPELRAAVCEKLEKMVANYQKSA from the coding sequence GTGGCTGATGGCTTGGTCAATAATCCGAAGATGCAACACATTGATAAGATTTACCACCTACATAATTTGCTGACTTCGGCGCGTCATCCTATTCCTTTGAAAACTTTGCAGGAAAAGTTGGGCGAGTCTGAGCGTAATATGCACCGCCTGACACGTTTCATGCGGGATCGTTTGAATGCGCCGCTCGAATTCAAGCGCGGTAGGGGTTGGCAATACCGCGAAGACCAGCGTGGCGTTTACGCTTTGCCCGGTTTTTGGCTGAATGACCAAGAGCTTCACGCGCTGCTGACCATGCAACAATTGTTGGGCAACCTTGATCCGCAATTGCTCAAGGAAGAGCTTGCCCCATTCAAACGCCGCATTGCGGAAATTCTCAAAAAAACCACGGGTAAAGTTGGGGCAGTGGGGGATTACATCCGGCTGTTGCCCTATAACAGCCGTGACCGCCAGTACGACTGTTTTCAGACCCTCGCCAGCGCGTGTTTGCAACGCCAGCAAGTGCGCGTCACTTACCACAACCGTTCCCACGATCAATCGGAAAGCCGGGTATTGTCGCCGCAAATGCTGATTTATTACCGCGACAATTGGTATTTGGGGGCGTATTGCCACAACAAAGGCGAGTTGCACCCGTTTTCACTCGACCGCATTTTGACGGCTGAAACCCTTGCGCTGGCTAGTCAAACCATTCCGCCCGCTAGGTTGGATGAGGTGTTTTTCTCTACGTTTGGGATTTTTTCCGGCACTGTGCAAGCGGTAGCGGTGCTGCGATTTACCCCGGAAGCAGCGCGTTGGGTTGAAGGCGTAACCTGGCACAAAAACCAAGTGGCAAGTTGGCAGCCTGACGGCGCGTATGAGTTGCGCATCCCTTACAGTTTACCGACCGAGTTGATTGGGGAAATCTTACGGTTTGGCGAAGGTGTCACGGTGTTAGAGCCGCCAGAACTGCGGGCAGCGGTCTGTGAAAAGCTGGAAAAAATGGTGGCGAATTATCAAAAAAGTGCGTGA